A genomic segment from Rubrobacter tropicus encodes:
- a CDS encoding YIP1 family protein: protein MQNSKAPEFSLNRPVASALATVRAVLFSPRVFFSNFRADGPLKEPVLFTLLVGSVFAVLAAAVALVSNAVSGGISASDLRAAVVEGLLFALLSPAGVGVAAGVYLLSIRTFVGKVAEFSQVYRLLAYSYAAFALAWVPILGSIAVPYALLVLMGIAIKEVYEASFLTAVIAALVGFVPVGSALVWVTAVALTS, encoded by the coding sequence ATGCAGAATTCCAAAGCCCCGGAGTTCAGCCTAAACCGTCCCGTCGCCAGCGCCCTCGCGACGGTTCGGGCCGTCCTCTTCTCTCCCAGGGTCTTTTTCTCGAACTTCCGGGCCGATGGGCCCCTGAAGGAACCCGTCCTGTTCACGCTGCTCGTCGGCTCCGTCTTCGCCGTTCTCGCCGCGGCGGTCGCCCTCGTCTCCAACGCGGTCTCCGGGGGGATAAGCGCCAGCGACCTCAGGGCCGCGGTCGTCGAGGGGCTCCTCTTCGCGCTGCTCTCCCCGGCCGGCGTGGGAGTCGCGGCCGGGGTCTACCTGCTCTCGATCAGGACGTTCGTCGGCAAGGTCGCCGAGTTCTCGCAAGTGTACAGGCTCCTGGCCTATTCCTACGCGGCCTTCGCGCTGGCGTGGGTCCCGATCCTGGGCTCCATAGCCGTGCCTTACGCGCTGCTGGTCCTTATGGGCATCGCCATCAAGGAGGTCTACGAGGCTTCTTTTCTTACGGCCGTCATCGCGGCGCTAGTCGGTTTCGTGCCTGTCGGGAGCGCGCTCGTCTGGGTCACGGCCGTCGCCCTGACTTCCTGA
- the gltX gene encoding glutamate--tRNA ligase, with protein MENNEIRVRYAPSPTGMLHVGGVRTALFNWLFARKNGGTFVLRIEDTDLARSTEASVDQLERSLRWIGLDWDEGPGIGGPHPPYRQTERFDLYREAAKKLLDSGAAYYDFATSEELAEMRERARAEKRQPIYTGGEYREMDPAEARKKIEAGEPYTVRFKTPREGQTVVEDMIRGPVTFENSNLEDFVLMKSTDTPTYNFAAAVDDAEMRISHVIRGDDHLSNTPRQILILEALGNTLPGFAHVPMVLGPDKKKLSKRHGSAHVEEFAAQGYLPDALFNYLALLGAGYAADEEIFSRDELAERFRVDRVSGNPAVFDENKLRSINAVYIRRMSPSDLADMATPMLVESGAATQEELEADRPRLENIMDLLKERIALTTDIPDAVGYFYGGTLDYDEAEFEKQFGKDFVRENFPELAERLKALPEWTEESIEEAVRGLAAEKEKGARHLIHPLRFATTGRTVSAGLFETMLLLGRERSLARIEDAAQKMQRLSVG; from the coding sequence ATGGAGAATAACGAGATCCGGGTCCGGTACGCGCCGAGCCCGACGGGGATGCTGCACGTCGGCGGGGTCAGGACCGCCCTCTTCAACTGGCTCTTCGCCCGCAAGAACGGCGGCACGTTCGTCCTGCGGATAGAAGACACCGACCTGGCCCGCTCGACCGAAGCGTCCGTGGACCAGCTGGAGCGCTCCCTGCGTTGGATCGGCCTGGACTGGGACGAGGGCCCGGGCATCGGCGGCCCGCATCCCCCGTACCGCCAGACCGAACGCTTCGACCTCTACCGCGAGGCGGCCAAAAAGCTGCTCGACTCGGGCGCGGCCTACTACGACTTCGCCACCTCAGAAGAGCTGGCCGAGATGCGGGAGCGGGCCAGGGCCGAGAAGCGTCAGCCGATCTACACCGGCGGCGAGTACAGGGAGATGGACCCCGCCGAAGCGAGGAAGAAGATCGAAGCAGGGGAGCCCTACACCGTTCGGTTCAAGACCCCGCGCGAGGGGCAGACCGTCGTCGAGGACATGATCCGGGGCCCCGTCACGTTCGAGAACTCGAACCTCGAAGACTTCGTCCTCATGAAGTCCACGGATACCCCGACCTACAACTTCGCGGCGGCGGTCGATGACGCGGAGATGAGGATCAGCCACGTCATCCGGGGCGACGACCACCTCTCCAACACGCCGCGCCAGATTCTGATCCTCGAAGCCCTCGGCAACACCCTGCCCGGCTTCGCCCACGTCCCGATGGTCCTCGGCCCGGACAAGAAGAAACTGTCCAAGCGCCACGGCTCGGCCCACGTCGAGGAGTTCGCGGCCCAGGGCTACCTGCCGGACGCCCTCTTCAACTACCTGGCCCTGCTCGGCGCCGGCTACGCGGCGGACGAGGAGATCTTCTCCCGCGACGAACTGGCTGAACGCTTCCGCGTAGACCGCGTGAGCGGCAACCCGGCGGTCTTCGACGAGAACAAGCTCCGCTCCATAAACGCCGTCTACATCCGCCGCATGAGCCCGTCCGACCTCGCGGACATGGCGACCCCAATGCTCGTCGAGTCCGGTGCAGCGACGCAAGAAGAGCTGGAAGCGGACAGGCCGCGCCTGGAGAACATAATGGACCTCCTCAAGGAGCGCATCGCCCTCACCACCGACATCCCCGACGCCGTCGGCTACTTCTACGGCGGGACCCTCGACTACGACGAGGCCGAGTTCGAGAAGCAGTTCGGCAAGGACTTCGTCCGCGAGAACTTCCCCGAGCTCGCCGAACGCCTCAAGGCGCTGCCGGAGTGGACCGAGGAGTCCATAGAAGAAGCCGTGCGCGGCCTCGCCGCGGAGAAGGAGAAGGGCGCGCGGCACCTCATCCACCCCCTGCGCTTCGCCACGACCGGCCGCACCGTGAGCGCCGGCCTCTTCGAGACGATGCTGCTGCTCGGCCGCGAGCGCAGCCTGGCGCGGATCGAAGACGCCGCGCAGAAGATGCAGCGGCTCTCGGTGGGCTAG